Proteins encoded within one genomic window of Equus przewalskii isolate Varuska chromosome 3, EquPr2, whole genome shotgun sequence:
- the EXOC1L gene encoding exocyst complex component 1-like isoform X2 codes for MVKHYRIGLDEKYEVTKKWSLNDLQMIDGKEADTDNPFFDLHFKKVYSLEAYSCASKYAFARTVNKLNHAYLKKDLQIVNFDSTYINDDSIWSSNNKDCLVLMRICFYAFNLVCLSLCPLPL; via the exons ATGGTGAAACACTACAGAATAGGTTTAGATGAAAAATATGAAGTAACAAAAAAGTGGTCTTTGAACGATCTGCAGATGATTGATGGAAAAGAAGCAGACACT gACAATCCGTTTTTTGATCTGCACTTCAAGAAAGTGTACAGTTTGGAAGCATATAGTTGTGCTTCTAAATATGCCTTTGCTCGAACTGTAAATAAGCTGAATCATGCGTATCTTAAGAAGGACTTACAGATCGTGAACTTTGATTCTACTTACATTAATGATGATTCCATTTGGTCCTCCAACAACAAGGATTGCTTGGTTCTTATGAGAATATGCTTTTATGCTTTCAATCTAGTGTGCTTGTCCCTGTGTCCCCTGCCACTCTGA